From the Paenibacillus sp. FSL H8-0548 genome, one window contains:
- a CDS encoding spore germination protein, giving the protein MNNPNSKLSHTLLEFKDCSDLTHRNYPEIDIDLVFFSHQVDQDKLFREVMNPLLNVQKEEVSALLKQSQFSFITDSKVLIKDILAGQVAVYFNEDVYVIDVFGVESRSVTQSETESVITGSHDAFTEQAGVNIALIRNRIKSSHLKVIKLSVGEITKTDVYILYIKDIANMDYVDEIVYRIKNIEIDAVFDTSMLLQFIDDFPYSIFPQFLTSERPEAISSKLVAGRVVGFVDGSPSALSAPNSFFEFFSSSDDYNQRWMLGTASRILRLVALAITLLFTALYVSITTYHYEMIPENLLLTLTESRSRVPFPPIFEAIFMETTIELLREAGARLPTKIGQTIGIVGGIVIGQAAVQAGLTSNILIIAVASSAITSYVTPSYVMSASIRLLRFGLIILAGIWGNFGLAIGIAAIVIHLSGITSLGSSYLTPVAPFQPKDWLDTFIIAPFRFLKNRPTQSKSPNPIRNRMKK; this is encoded by the coding sequence ATGAATAATCCAAACAGCAAACTTTCACATACACTTTTAGAGTTTAAGGATTGTTCGGATCTTACGCATAGAAATTATCCTGAAATAGATATTGATTTAGTCTTTTTTAGTCATCAAGTGGATCAGGATAAGCTGTTTCGTGAAGTAATGAATCCTCTATTAAACGTGCAAAAGGAAGAAGTTTCTGCGCTATTAAAGCAATCACAGTTTTCATTCATTACAGATTCCAAGGTACTCATTAAGGATATTTTAGCAGGTCAAGTAGCTGTTTATTTTAATGAGGATGTATATGTAATAGATGTATTCGGAGTAGAGTCCCGCTCTGTTACTCAATCAGAGACAGAGTCAGTCATTACCGGTTCTCATGACGCTTTTACTGAACAGGCAGGAGTAAACATCGCTCTAATTCGTAACCGTATTAAGAGTTCTCATCTGAAAGTAATTAAGTTATCTGTCGGAGAAATCACCAAAACGGACGTCTATATTTTGTATATCAAAGATATTGCGAATATGGATTATGTGGATGAGATTGTTTATAGAATTAAAAACATTGAAATTGATGCCGTATTTGATACTAGTATGCTTCTTCAGTTTATTGACGATTTTCCCTATTCGATTTTCCCGCAATTTCTTACTTCTGAGCGTCCAGAAGCAATTTCATCAAAATTAGTTGCAGGCAGAGTGGTTGGATTTGTGGATGGGAGCCCTTCAGCGTTAAGCGCACCCAACTCGTTTTTTGAGTTTTTCTCATCTTCCGATGATTATAATCAACGTTGGATGCTAGGTACAGCAAGTCGAATACTACGCCTAGTTGCACTCGCAATTACGCTGTTATTTACTGCACTATATGTATCGATAACAACCTACCATTATGAAATGATACCCGAGAACTTGCTCTTGACCTTAACAGAATCTAGAAGTAGAGTACCATTCCCGCCCATCTTTGAAGCAATCTTCATGGAAACGACTATTGAATTACTCCGAGAAGCAGGAGCTCGATTACCAACCAAAATTGGACAAACCATTGGTATCGTTGGCGGTATCGTTATTGGACAAGCAGCAGTACAGGCCGGATTGACAAGCAATATACTCATTATTGCTGTAGCCTCTTCTGCCATAACATCCTATGTTACGCCGTCTTATGTTATGAGCGCATCAATTCGTCTTCTTCGGTTTGGATTAATTATTTTAGCAGGCATATGGGGGAATTTTGGTTTAGCTATAGGGATTGCTGCGATTGTCATTCATTTGAGTGGTATTACTAGTCTCGGTTCTTCTTATCTCACTCCTGTTGCCCCCTTCCAACCGAAGGATTGGCTGGATACATTTATTATTGCTCCATTCAGATTTCTCAAGAATAGACCTACCCAAAGCAAATCACCTAATCCAATAAGAAATAGAATGAAAAAGTAA
- a CDS encoding DUF817 domain-containing protein: protein MKPIVQLLHFGYHQAMSCIFPIAIFGTLALSSVIEIPFIYRYDAILLILLGVQYLMYLSGLETRDEIKVICVFHFIGLVLEIYKVGMGSWSYPEPGYTKLLGVPLYSGFMYASVASFMCQVWRRLRMDMTGWPGLMPSVLLGGAIYLNFFTHHFIPDFRWWLTALVFIVFWKTWIIYRVRTITYRMPLALAFIIVGFFIWLAENIATFFDAWKYPDQHQTWQLVGFSKISSWFLLVIISVIIVAQLKYVKAGRTL, encoded by the coding sequence TTGAAACCTATAGTACAACTACTGCATTTTGGCTATCATCAGGCGATGAGCTGCATATTTCCTATTGCTATCTTCGGAACTTTAGCTCTCTCCAGTGTAATAGAGATCCCTTTCATTTATCGTTATGATGCCATTCTCCTTATATTGCTTGGCGTGCAATACCTCATGTACCTTAGCGGATTAGAGACGCGTGATGAAATCAAAGTAATTTGTGTATTTCATTTTATTGGCTTGGTGCTGGAGATATACAAGGTAGGGATGGGATCGTGGTCATACCCTGAGCCCGGTTATACGAAGCTGCTCGGTGTGCCGCTCTATAGCGGTTTTATGTACGCAAGTGTAGCGAGCTTTATGTGTCAGGTATGGCGGAGACTTCGGATGGACATGACCGGCTGGCCTGGGCTTATGCCTTCAGTGCTGCTAGGAGGAGCCATCTATTTGAACTTTTTTACACATCATTTTATTCCTGATTTCCGCTGGTGGCTGACGGCGCTTGTATTTATTGTCTTCTGGAAAACATGGATCATATATCGGGTAAGGACGATAACCTATCGAATGCCCTTAGCACTCGCTTTTATCATTGTAGGCTTCTTCATCTGGTTAGCCGAAAATATAGCCACATTTTTTGATGCTTGGAAATACCCTGACCAGCATCAAACCTGGCAGTTGGTTGGTTTCAGTAAGATTAGCTCGTGGTTCCTTTTAGTAATCATTAGTGTCATTATCGTTGCTCAGCTTAAATATGTTAAAGCTGGTCGAACATTATAA
- a CDS encoding alcohol dehydrogenase catalytic domain-containing protein: protein MTTNHSSSETTTRHIPSTMNAIIAYTAGDYRYEVVPTPQPGPGEILIKVEGVGICASDVKAYSGAPMFWGDETQPAYVKAPVIPGHEFVGHVVAIGEGVTKVSISERVISEQIVPCWDCRFCNRGQYWMCEKHDIYGFQTNVNGAMAEYMLFPKEAIVHKVPEQLTLEEAVLIEPYACSMHAVQRAKIELGDVVVISGAGTLGLGMVGAAKLSGASTLIVLDLFEDRLETAKAFGADIVLNPAKINVVDEIKRLTEGYGCDVYIEATGHPQSVVQGLAMIRKLGRFVEFSVFKDPVTVDWSIIGDRKELDILGSHLGPYCYPIVIEGIAKGSLPTKGVVTHKLPLASYKEGFELVKQGKDCLKVLLLPGISE from the coding sequence ATGACAACAAACCATTCATCAAGCGAGACTACTACGAGGCATATTCCTTCTACGATGAACGCTATCATCGCATATACCGCCGGTGATTATCGATACGAAGTAGTGCCTACCCCACAACCGGGACCGGGTGAAATTCTGATAAAGGTAGAGGGCGTTGGGATCTGTGCGAGTGACGTCAAAGCTTACTCGGGCGCACCGATGTTCTGGGGCGATGAGACTCAGCCAGCCTATGTGAAGGCTCCCGTTATTCCTGGTCATGAGTTTGTTGGCCATGTTGTCGCGATTGGCGAAGGTGTAACTAAGGTCAGTATCAGCGAGCGGGTGATCTCGGAACAAATCGTACCCTGCTGGGACTGCCGGTTCTGCAATCGGGGACAGTATTGGATGTGTGAGAAGCATGATATTTATGGTTTTCAAACAAATGTAAACGGTGCCATGGCTGAATATATGTTGTTTCCCAAGGAAGCGATTGTTCATAAGGTTCCTGAACAGCTCACATTAGAAGAGGCTGTTCTAATAGAGCCTTATGCATGCTCGATGCACGCCGTTCAACGGGCAAAAATTGAACTCGGTGATGTCGTTGTCATTTCAGGAGCGGGAACCCTTGGCCTGGGGATGGTTGGAGCCGCCAAATTAAGTGGAGCAAGTACGCTAATCGTTCTGGATTTGTTCGAAGATCGTCTCGAGACGGCCAAAGCATTTGGTGCGGATATTGTTCTGAATCCGGCTAAGATCAATGTGGTGGATGAGATCAAGCGATTGACCGAGGGATACGGCTGTGATGTATATATTGAAGCTACTGGCCATCCACAATCTGTCGTGCAGGGTCTTGCGATGATTCGTAAGCTGGGCCGATTCGTTGAATTCAGTGTATTCAAGGATCCGGTAACCGTAGATTGGAGCATCATCGGCGATCGTAAGGAGCTCGATATATTGGGCTCACATTTAGGCCCCTACTGCTATCCAATCGTTATTGAAGGCATCGCAAAGGGAAGTCTGCCGACCAAAGGCGTCGTCACCCATAAGCTGCCGCTTGCGTCCTATAAGGAAGGCTTCGAGCTCGTTAAGCAGGGAAAAGATTGTCTGAAGGTACTTCTTCTGCCCGGCATATCGGAGTAA
- a CDS encoding nucleotidyltransferase domain-containing protein yields MYSHHKQSLDYFVETLQFDPNILAVITAGSIAKGTAKETSDIDVYLLVTDHEFEERKKINRLSYTNHEVCSYEGGYVDVKIINMQFLELAAEKGSEPTSFPMNCC; encoded by the coding sequence ATGTATTCGCACCATAAGCAATCACTAGACTATTTCGTAGAAACACTGCAATTCGATCCAAACATACTAGCCGTTATTACAGCCGGCTCCATCGCGAAAGGCACTGCTAAGGAGACATCAGATATTGACGTTTATTTGCTTGTCACCGATCATGAATTTGAGGAACGTAAGAAGATAAATAGATTGTCCTACACAAATCATGAGGTTTGCAGCTATGAAGGCGGCTATGTTGATGTCAAAATCATTAATATGCAGTTTCTGGAGCTGGCAGCCGAGAAAGGCAGTGAACCGACTAGCTTTCCCATGAACTGCTGTTAA
- a CDS encoding response regulator: MSTDLLKVILVDDELLAIEHLRHLVPWHELGFEIVAETTYPQQAVELHRKHRADIVFVDIKMPGMDGLTLSRALLSEAGGTKIVLLTSYKEFDYAKEAIKLGISEYLVKHELSADQLTSLLRIMKDELLKQDHKERLIRRQLFLDLVKGVKPLVEQKRLWAENMSTRSQFLLMLIGVDLPVGPFSSTHPYAPPSQLQLSDEGTYEGIMCFDAIQLAPCRWGIIATVSEKGGYSHFQPITMSIIRDIQQRFKRETGETISAVVSSSLYTLDEIKHRLMLYERTLAYAPFYGREIVMHPETVIFGEDRDIQEAKDHLEAIRRNQEHLDYSGAELIAAAFELEIKRLHIKGVYWLGDKLLNMIHNFRAARNLPLPAQERCENYTFLEMSAHLQALYRENVQECQKLEYGRYSRKVRETLHAIDTRYSEGLTIEELAEQVGISGDRLRRTFKQETGTSALDYLTQVRIREAKKLLQLEKYKIGEVAEMVGYRDSQYFSQVFRKAVGVNPLMYVKRGGH, from the coding sequence ATGAGCACCGATTTACTTAAGGTAATACTCGTCGACGATGAGCTGCTGGCCATAGAACATCTCCGGCATTTGGTACCGTGGCACGAGCTTGGCTTTGAAATTGTCGCTGAAACTACCTATCCGCAGCAGGCGGTTGAATTACATCGCAAACATCGTGCAGATATCGTTTTTGTTGATATTAAGATGCCAGGCATGGATGGGCTTACGCTAAGCAGGGCTCTGCTTAGCGAGGCTGGAGGTACGAAGATTGTGTTGCTCACCTCTTACAAGGAGTTCGACTATGCGAAGGAAGCAATAAAGCTGGGAATTTCAGAATATCTGGTTAAGCATGAACTAAGCGCTGATCAGTTAACTTCATTGCTCAGAATCATGAAGGACGAACTGCTAAAGCAGGATCACAAAGAACGGTTGATACGCCGCCAATTGTTTCTCGATCTCGTGAAGGGCGTCAAACCGCTTGTCGAGCAAAAGCGTCTCTGGGCAGAGAATATGAGTACGCGAAGCCAGTTTCTACTTATGTTAATCGGGGTGGATCTTCCCGTTGGCCCTTTCTCTTCAACTCATCCCTATGCTCCACCGAGCCAGCTCCAGCTTTCAGATGAAGGTACGTATGAAGGAATTATGTGTTTTGATGCCATTCAGTTGGCACCCTGCCGATGGGGAATTATTGCTACGGTTTCAGAGAAAGGCGGATACAGCCATTTTCAACCGATTACGATGTCGATAATTAGAGATATACAGCAGCGATTTAAGCGAGAGACAGGTGAGACGATCTCTGCTGTAGTTTCTTCGAGCCTCTACACGCTTGACGAGATCAAGCATAGACTTATGCTTTATGAGCGAACGCTTGCATATGCACCATTTTATGGTCGCGAGATCGTGATGCACCCAGAAACGGTCATTTTCGGTGAAGATCGAGACATACAGGAGGCGAAGGATCATCTTGAGGCGATTCGGAGGAATCAAGAGCACCTCGATTATTCAGGTGCAGAGCTTATTGCTGCTGCCTTTGAGCTGGAGATCAAACGGTTACATATAAAAGGTGTTTATTGGCTCGGGGACAAGCTGCTGAACATGATACACAATTTTCGAGCAGCGCGAAATTTGCCCCTACCAGCTCAAGAGAGGTGTGAGAATTATACGTTTTTGGAAATGAGCGCTCATCTTCAGGCCTTATACAGAGAAAATGTACAGGAATGCCAGAAGCTGGAGTACGGACGCTATTCAAGAAAGGTTAGAGAAACATTGCATGCCATAGATACTAGGTACTCAGAAGGACTGACAATTGAAGAGCTTGCGGAACAGGTAGGGATTAGTGGAGACCGACTTCGTCGTACTTTCAAACAGGAGACCGGAACGAGTGCACTTGATTATCTAACGCAGGTGCGGATCAGGGAAGCGAAGAAGCTGCTTCAATTGGAGAAATACAAGATCGGTGAAGTTGCGGAAATGGTGGGTTATCGAGACAGCCAGTATTTCAGCCAGGTTTTTCGCAAAGCCGTGGGGGTTAACCCGCTGATGTATGTGAAGCGCGGAGGACATTAG